From Solibacillus sp. FSL W7-1464:
ATAAATGTATTTTAAAACACAAAGCCAAAGTACATTGCTCCTAGTACAGCAATTACTATAAATGAAGCAAAAAATGCTTTCCACTTAGAAATACGGTGGACTTCCGATATTCCAATCACTGTAATGACATATGTCCATATACTGCTAATAATAATCAGAGTTCCACAAACAAATTGCAGAATCAAATCACCTAGTGACGTCTCCATATACGAAATCGAGAAAAAAGATTGTGGTGCGAATTGCATCCAGAAAAGCAGAACCGGCAATATCCAAATATAAGGAATCATTGTCACACTGATCATGCGGAACATTTCTTTAAACTTCCCTGTACCACCGAAAGCT
This genomic window contains:
- a CDS encoding Yip1 family protein, yielding MSEQLTGTVDDRHAILSIAVKPRDTIRYVLTTKKLSYFIFVGIIGVFASNLISFIGKEFTGQFTLGDIVYSTFLFSLLLYFISTFLSAGVLTLSAKAFGGTGKFKEMFRMISVTMIPYIWILPVLLFWMQFAPQSFFSISYMETSLGDLILQFVCGTLIIISSIWTYVITVIGISEVHRISKWKAFFASFIVIAVLGAMYFGFVF